The Anolis carolinensis isolate JA03-04 chromosome 2, rAnoCar3.1.pri, whole genome shotgun sequence genome has a window encoding:
- the alas2 gene encoding 5-aminolevulinate synthase, erythroid-specific, mitochondrial isoform X2: MASLLHRCPFFTRDPATVLHKLRPLLVCSAQRCPVFMTHSFSQSVANLQHGKETPGDTASVLQPVPASLPTTQCPFIESERQSGRSPFVQVAKPEVQEDVWPSKTGVLSSLLREVQSSLKKKLCHSGEVSHLLQDNMPGNATFGYDAFFEAKIQAKKKDHTYRVFKTVNRRADAYPFADDYSSSQVESQEVSVWCSNDYLGMSRHPRVLQAIKETLQLYGAGAGGTRNISGTSKFHVDLEQELASLHAKDAALLFSSCFVANDSTLFTLARIMPGCEIYSDAGNHASMIQGIRNSGVPKYVFRHNDPQHLEELLSKAKPDLPKIVAFETVHSMDGAICPLEEMCDVAHRYGAITFVDEVHAVGLYGTHGAGIGERDGVMGKIDIISGTLGKAFGCVGGYIASTASLIDTVRSYAAGFIFTTSLPPMVLAGALESVRTLKSPEGQSLRRAHQRNVKHMRQLLMDAGLPVVSCPSHIIPIRVGDAALNTRLCDLLLSKYNIYVQAINYPTVPRGEELLRLAPSPHHTPPMMDYFVEKLLSAWQEVELPLQAPASPECNFCRRPLHFALMSEWERDYFGNMGPRYVTISA; the protein is encoded by the exons cctccgttcTGCAGCCAGTGCCTGCCTCTCTGCCCACCACCCAGTGCCCTTTTATAGAGTCGGAGCGCCAAAGCGGCCGGAGTCCCTTTGTGCAAGTGGCAAAACCAGAGGTCCAGGAGGATGTCTGGCCTTCCAAGACAG GGGTGCTGAGCTCTCTCCTTAGAGAGGTGCAATCCAGCCTCAAGAAAAAGCTGTGTCACTCTGGTGAAGTCTCACATCTCCTTCAGGACAACATGCCAG GGAATGCCACGTTTGGTTATGATGCCTTCTTTGAGGCCAAGATACAGGCAAAGAAGAAAGATCACACCTACCGGGTCTTCAAGACAGTGAATCGCCGAGCTGATGCCTATCCGTTTGCTGACGACTATTCAAGCTCTCAGGTTGAATCGCAAGAGGTGTCCGTCTGGTGCAGCAATGACTACCTGGGAATGAGTCGCCACCCTCGAGTCTTGCAGGCCATCAA AGAGACACTGCAGCTATATGGAGCAGGAGCAGGGGGCACCAGAAACATCTCAGGTACCAGCAAGTTCCATGTGGACCTGGAACAAGAGCTGGCAAGCTTGCACGCCAAAGACGCTGCCCTGCTCTTCTCGTCTTGCTTCGTGGCGAACGACTCCACTCTCTTCACCTTGGCCCGCATTATGCCAG GATGTGAGATCTACTCAGATGCTGGAAATCACGCCTCTATGATCCAGGGGATTCGAAATAGTGGGGTTCCTAAATATGTCTTCCGTCACAATGACCCCCAACACCTGGAGGAGCTCCTGAGCAAGGCCAAACCTGACCTCCCAAAGATTGTTGCCTTTGAGACTGTGCACTCCATGGATG GTGCCATCTGTCCCCTGGAGGAAATGTGTGATGTGGCGCACCGCTATGGAGCCATTACTTTTGTGGATGAGGTCCATGCTGTGGGGCTGTATGGGACCCATGGCGCCGGCATCGGAGAACGCGATGGAGTGATGGGAAAAATAGACATCATCTCTGGTACTTTGG GAAAAGCCTTTGGCTGTGTGGGTGGGTACATTGCCAGCACTGCCTCCCTGATCGACACAGTGCGCTCCTACGCAGCTGGATTCATCTTCACCACCTCCCTGCCTCCCATGGTCCTGGCTGGAGCCTTGGAGTCTGTCCGGACCCTGAAGAGTCCTGAGGGACAGTCGCTGCGCCGTGCCCACCAGCGCAATGTCAAGCACATGCGCCAGTTGCTCATGGATGCTGGGCTGCCCGTGGTCAGCTGCCCCAGCCACATCATTCCTATAAGG GTTGGAGATGCTGCCTTGAATACCCGCCTCTGTGACCTGCTTCTGTCCAAATACAACATTTATGTCCAGGCCATCAATTACCCGACAGTTCCTCGCGGGGAGGAACTACTGCGGCTGGCACCCTCCCCGCACCACACTCCGCCTATGATGGACTACTTTGTTG AGAAACTTTTGTCTGCCTGGCAGGAGGTGGAGTTGCCCCTGCAGGCCCCGGCATCTCCAGAGTGCAACTTCTGTCGTCGCCCGCTGCATTTTGCCCTCATGAGCGAATGGGAGCGAGATTATTTTGGAAACATGGGGCCTCGCTACGTCACAATCTCTGCCTAA